The following coding sequences lie in one Methanohalophilus levihalophilus genomic window:
- the gp17 gene encoding tail completion protein gp17 produces the protein MTSIHGALRNLVLQDTSVADLVSNRIYPLRLPLDCQMPAISIHKISNPIDHVTGFATPRYQISCWSGTYAQVQQLSDAIINYLNRYKGVADGNPIKQIAYLESHDAIEDVSGIFHVPIDFKIIHMR, from the coding sequence ATGACATCTATTCATGGCGCTCTTCGAAATCTTGTATTGCAGGATACTTCAGTGGCTGATCTTGTCAGCAACAGGATCTACCCGCTGAGATTACCGCTTGATTGTCAAATGCCAGCGATATCAATCCACAAGATTAGCAATCCAATTGATCATGTAACCGGGTTTGCCACTCCAAGATATCAGATCTCCTGCTGGTCCGGGACTTATGCTCAGGTTCAGCAACTCTCAGATGCCATCATCAATTATCTGAACAGGTACAAAGGAGTGGCCGATGGAAATCCCATCAAACAAATAGCGTACCTGGAGTCTCATGATGCCATAGAAGATGTTTCCGGTATTTTTCACGTTCCAATAGATTTCAAGATTATACACATGAGGTAA
- a CDS encoding HK97-gp10 family putative phage morphogenesis protein — MFQFKVKGMEKLQKNLQELGKDIADVLEESVLAGGDVVVRAAQENSRKGGDDFPHRITGNLFRNLAEVNPVSVEKSNERCEVMIGSTMNYAMRLEKGFNDTDSLGRRYHQQPRPFLRPALDENTDEIEKAINLKLQQVIRKYK, encoded by the coding sequence ATGTTCCAGTTCAAGGTTAAAGGAATGGAAAAGCTGCAGAAGAACCTGCAGGAGCTGGGCAAGGACATTGCCGACGTCCTAGAGGAAAGTGTGCTTGCAGGGGGAGATGTTGTTGTGAGGGCTGCCCAGGAGAATTCCAGAAAGGGAGGGGATGATTTCCCACACAGGATAACAGGTAACCTGTTCCGCAACCTTGCAGAGGTCAACCCTGTGTCTGTTGAAAAGTCGAACGAACGATGTGAGGTGATGATCGGCTCCACCATGAACTATGCAATGCGTCTTGAGAAGGGATTCAATGATACCGATTCCCTTGGACGGAGATACCATCAGCAACCACGACCGTTCCTCAGGCCTGCTCTGGATGAGAACACCGACGAGATTGAAAAGGCGATCAACCTCAAGCTTCAGCAGGTTATCAGGAAGTACAAATGA